CATTCTTGGGAACAAATCTATTCTTTgtgctgttgagaaatcagcaAGGAGGTGATGTTCCTCACAACTGGGTTCAGGAGCTGGAAGAAATCAttcggtggggtgggggtggggtcccttctttcttcccatgttatggatgaggagactgaggaccAGAGGTCAACTGGCCCTGGACCCACACTTAGGTCACCATGTTCAGCTCAGAGATGGTTCTCCTATATCACGCAATTGAAAGTCGTTAGACTgggaaagcacacacacactgtcTATGACGAAAACAACTTGTTGGTTTTGTGGATTTCTTTCTTGGCCTGAGACCAAGCTGGATCTCATTCATCCTCTatttctgagcacctactctgtgccaggcacagactATGTtcatgaatgatttttaaaatctagtattcctttaaaatggtaatttgcagatttaattttttaatgtttaaaaggagttacatctttttttttttttttttttttgcggtacgtgggcctctcactgttgtggcctctcccattgcggagcacaggctccggacgcgcaggctcagcggccatggcttacaggcccagccgctccacggcatgtgggatcttcccggaccggggcacgaacccgtatcccctgcatcggcagggggacgctcaaccactgcgccaccagggaagcccgttacaTCTCTTTTATTTATCAGAACCTTGAATAGAGGGCctctttacaaaagaggaaacggaggttcagagaggggaGTGATCGTGCAAAGGAATACAACGAAGGaatggggctgggctggggctgggcctgcCTGCTTCCAGTCCTGAGATCCCCCTTGACCAGCTGCTTCCCAGGGGCATGAATAGCAGCTTCTTTCAGGGTCTGCTAAGGCAGGGACAGTTCATCTCCTGTctccactgagctaccaggggaCTCAGGCTCAGCAGGTGTCTGAGATACagataaatgttgaatgaatgaatcagtcaaagcatatcatttttccctctttaggcagagaagaaagaagagggcttcTCAGCTCCCAGGGGAGACAGAAGGTCTGCCTCTTGGGGAATAGGAACAGCAAGTCCTTAGGAAGGGAGAACCGGTCCACTCCGACCCACTCCTCTTCTGCCCTGGGACACGGATGATCTGTCACCGCTGCAGGCAGGGACTGGAGTCAGGCCAAGTGGCTGGAATAGGACCCACCCAGGATGTGTGACAAGGTTAGCTCCTTGAGGCCTGAGGCAGAGTTAGTGACAGTCACAGTTGCACAGCTCAATCAGACACGGGGCCAAGCCAGGAATAGGGGAATGACCTTTACAAGAGCTGAGGTTTCGGGGTGCGGTGTCCGATGACTGGTGAGATCAGATATCACCAGGGGCTCCGGTGAGGGGAGGGCATCTGCTCCTGCTAAAAGAATTGTCTCTCTAGAAAGAGGTAGAAGTATATCATGGTGGAGGGGAGAGAGCGAGGTGGCTTCCTTGTGTTTGATGGGGGTATGGTTTGGGGTGTCTCTGGGGAGTCCCAGCCTGGGCTGAAGTCAACTCTGTGGGTTTTTGGAGGACTGCACCGTCATTCTGTGCGCAGAATTGGGGGCTGAGAGAGGTCCCACTGCTCTCGCTTCAGAGAAGAGGGTATTAAAAGCATTTCTTGGCTCTGCCCCGTGGAAGGGTTTGGCTCTAGTCGTTAATAACTAGCTAATGGATATCTTGACTCTCAAAGGCAGGCTTGTGGCTTCCGGAAGGAATCTGCTTTTTAAGTACATTAAACAAGGGCTCCACATGACTGTTAACCCCCGTGTTTCTCTAGGCCTGTAGTTTTtcactctgatttctttcactttgaGGCTGAGAAGGCCAGCCATCGTTACTCTTTGGAGCTCAGGGTTTGAATCTAGTTCAGGCCCAGGTGTGGCTAATTCATgacttgtgcctcagtttcctcatctctgaaatatattttaaatgcaacaCCTACTTCACAGGGTCACTGTGGGGAATCAGTGGAAGGTAcgaagcacagtgcctggtaggGAGGGAGCTCTCGGCAAAAGGGAGCTCTTCTGTCACAGCGCTTTTCCCTCAGCAATAGCTGTTAACCCTGGTGGTACGTGTCAGTCGTGTAAGAACTTGTTAAAGATTCGCAAATTCCAATCCCATTCCAGATCTACTGGGCATGGGGCCTGGATGCCTGGCTTTCCATTTAAGCCTCCTTCCAGCTTCTGATCACACAAGGGGTTGAGAACCAACCACTGCCCTTGATTGCATCATTTCTCACCCTCGATTCCGAATCTCACATTGCCTACTTATTTCTCTCTGTCCTTCGCGGGAATGTAAGCCCCATGGCCGTGTCTACCTTGTttccactgcacccccagggctcAGCACAGTGCCTCAACAGTGACTCCATAAATCTTCcgtaagtgaataaataaatgaatgaatgaattaggtcCTCATGACATACCTGTGAAAGAAGTAACATAGGCAGCTTTCTccctgagagaaagagaaacctgGCTTTGTGTCTCCACCCAGGCTTTAGGcctctgtaagcctcagtttctacagCTGTGAAGGAGCCAAGAGCTTTGGAATATTTGTGGTGGCTACTGTTATTATAAGGAAACCGAAGAACACAGAGGCCTTACTGTGCTTTGTGGAAAGATAGCTCATGGACAGAATGACCATTCCTCATTCTAGAATCCTTCCTGGCTCTGGCAGAAGCCGGGTAGGATCAGGACCTGAGGTCTCCAGCTTGGACGCCCTGCAGCCCTGGAGGGGGCAGTGGGAGGAGCCAGTCCCTCCTGACAGCGCACCTCACTTTCAAGGAGGAAGAGAGGCCTCTGACCCTTCCCACCCCATGGACAGAAGGCGGAGGGAGCGGTGTCCCCAGGACAGGGTGCCAGAAATCGTTGTGCAATTGAGCATTTCTTATAGAATAGGAGGTTTGAGGACCCAGGGTcttctcctttttcccctttgtccccctagccccagccctgggtcCCGTCTCCGGGCTAAGAGGAGAACTCTTTGCcccataatttattttgaaactcaAAACATCTTGCAGGGATTTGCAACTGCAGTCTGCCCGGTCTTTTCCCCTCACTCTTCCCTCCCTAGGGAAGGTCCCCACTTCAAGGGCAGGAGCTTTGCTGTCTACATCTCTGAGCCCAAAATAATCAGAGCCTAGGAAGGTGGTCAATTACACTTAACATCTTTAAAGCCACAAATGCAAAAATGGCCTGTCCTCTGTGAGCCAGGCTTCTCCCTGAGGGCTCTGTTTCAACACATGATGGAGCAATTTGCTATGCAAGACTCTACTGTGGAATGCTGGAAAAGTGACTAAATTTCCCTGAGCCAATTGATTCCCCTTCAAAAGGGGGATAAAAACATGGATAGGTAGCCAAGGTGTGATGTCATGTTAAAAAGCGCAAGTGGCAGATGTGAGGAAATAGTCTGTGTGGTATATGTGATATGACTACATTTTTACCAATAGTAAAATACAACAGTGATAGTACTGTATGTGTATTAGTATATGAGGGACATACACCAAATGTAGCAGCCTTGGTTAGAGAGCTAGTTTATAAAGTGACTTGTACTTTCTATGTATTTCTACATGCAcactttgtaattaaaaaaatacatatagataggttttttaaaaatatccagctCTCGGGGTTGTTAATAAAGTAGCACAGTACCTAGAACATCATATTAACTCTGCAAACAGAAGGAGCTCTGTgaggggctgtcttttcttttaACTACCATTTTCAGAAGTAGAAATGTGCCCTACATGTTACACACATTACATTTCTCCAGCTGCTGCCCTATTTTCCTTTCTCCAAGTAGCTTTCATTACCAGAAAATATGTGATATGTTGTTTTTGGCTGTCTCCACCTGACCCAGTACCCGGAACTGTGCCTGGCCTAGAATAGGTACTCAGTAATAAATTTTGTGGAACcaaaaaatgaatgcacagagagTACCAAGATCAGGACtcaggggccaggggccaggaCGAGAACTCACAGATTCGGTGGGCTGGGGGCAGCAGGCATCCAGGtagtgggctgggctgggcagaggGAAGTCACAAGCTTCTGCGCAGGTCCAGCAACAGTCTTGGGGCCTGGAGGCGCCTTGCTTCCTGCAGGGGGAGCTGCAGTCTGTGCAGCAGCCCTGGGCCTACAAGAAGGCAGGGCTCAAGATCTGGGCCAGGCGGCAGGTAGGGAGGGACAGCCAAGACTCAGTTttggggagagaggcaggagaaagTTCAGCTGAGGACGAGAAGGGGATCTCCTGGTCCCACGAAGGGACAGATGTGGGGACTAAATGGCAAAGGTGTCTCAGGGTAAGGTCCTACGAATGAGGGGAAAAAGTGACCAGgttcctcctcccccaggcccACCCTTCAGCCCCCACCAGGCCCCTCACCAGCAGGCAGTGCCTAGTCAGCAGCACTAGGCCCAGCAGCAACAAATAGATGCCCACAGCGAGGACGACAATGGCAGGGATGGGGAGCAGCAGGGAGGGGCTGCTGACGGGAGCCAGGGGTGGATTCCACGGACTAGAGGACGCCTGGACAGCACAGGAGGAAAGGGTGATGAGGAGATGCGGAGGGGCTGCAGGGACACAGAAATACCAGGAGGGACACGGGAGGTGGCTGGGAAAAGGGGAGGAACAGCCACCACGTGGTCGGGAGAGAGTAAATAGGACTACACTGTCTTGTCCCCAAACCTGCCTTTTCTCTTGTCATCCCCATTTCAGCACCATCGAGGACCTGTTGGGCATTCTAGACTTTTCCAAGATTTATTGCTTTTCCTTGCAGAATGCATCTCCAAACAGATCTACTGTCTCTGCTTCCACTGCACTACTTTACCATCCCTCAGCCCACAGTACTGGCCACTGTCTTGCAACCTGCAGTTGTGCCCCTTTCCACACCAGCTGTCCtgcgtatccctccctcccttgcggTCCATCAATGGCTCCCACTGACTCAGCCCAAACTTCTTATCTCAGTGACAAAGGCCTCAATCTAGCCCTGCctacctctccctctcccccattaCACTCCAGCCATACTGAAGTCCTAGCAGTTCCCCAAATGCCCTGGCCTCTCTCTCACACCCACGTCTCTGaccatgctgttccttctgcctgggatgccttttcttctctgttgctTGGCTAGCTACTCATCTTGCCAGAGTGGGATGTGCCCTTCCATGGGAAGGCCGTCCCTGCAACTCTCTGTCTCACAGCTCTTGTCCTGAGCTGGAAAGGTCTATGTTGGGTAAAGAGCCCCTCTCCAGTCCAGGATCCAAGGCAGGCAAAGTTAGGGTGAGTGGAGGGCGCTGAGGGGGCCGCTCCAGAGAGGGGCAGGACTCACGTCCATTGGGCAGGACAGCGCCGGTCAGTCCAGGagctgcagaggagagaaagTCCTCGGCCTCAGACACTGAGAGGGGCCATTGGGCTGGGATGCCCATTCTCCTCCTCCCATTTCCcgtttggggaaactgaggcccaacgACGGTCCCTGGTCCGGACAGCGAGGATGGGGGTTTGGGGATTCGGGGCAGCGCCTCCTTCGAAGGCCCCAGCCCGACCCTGGCCACACCCTACCGTTGTCCCCAAACCCCGGGTTCCCTCCATCGACCTATCCCCATCACCTGCGCCCTCGGGGCCGCGGGCAGTTCACGGATTCCGCGCCTTGTTTGCTCCAATCGGCCACAGCTACTGCACCGCCCACAAGCCTCCCGCTGCTTCTCGCTGTTGTCATGGGGATCAGAGCGCCGCTACTACGGCGGCCGCTCAGACCCAAAACTCCTTCTACGCGCCTCGCTTCCCTTTTCCAGTCTGTGGACGCCCGCTCTTCTTTTTAGTCGCTGTCCGCTGGGCCTTCCGGCAGTAACCAAATAGAAATGGCAAGAGTTCCTGCCGGTACCCGCCTGGTTCGGATCCTCATCGTGTGCTGGGTCCTGCGGCGCTGCAAAAGCAAGACTGAACCTCCGGGCTACACCGCCAAATGGCTGTGTGACTTCCGCCAAGTCACTGCGCCTCACTGAGTCCATTTTCCCCTCTGTGAAACGGGGAAACGCCTGCCTCCCAGGGATATTGTAAAACTCAGAGCCACTTCTTAATTGCATAGAATTATCCTCAGTAATTTTTCAACCTGACCCCCCACTCATTTTTATTGACAGTGCCGAAATTTAAGAACCATCATCTGGTCTCTTCAACCTTCACATCATTATCAAAGTGATTTCCTCCCACCCACGTCAGATCttgtgccttttcttttcttttttaaaaaaataaatttatttattttatttatttatttttggctgcattgggtcttcgttgctgcgcgtgggtttcctctggttgcagtgagcgggggttactcttcgttgcggtgcgcgggcttctcattgcggtcgcttctcttgttgcggagcacgggctctaggcatgcaggcttcagtagttgtggtgcacgggcttagttgctccgcggcatgtgggttcttcccgcaccaggacttgaacccgtgtcccctgcattggcaggtgcattctttttttttttttttttgaattttattttatttattttttatacagcaggtccttatcagtcatcaattttatacacatcagtgtatacatgtcaatcccaatctcccaattcagcataccaccatccccaccccacccccgcggctttccccccttggtgtccatacgtttgttctctacatctgtgtctcaacttctgccctgcaaaccggttcatctgtaccatttttcaaggTTCCACacacatgcgttaatatacgatatttgtttttctctttctgacttacttcactctgtatgacattctctagatccatccacgtctcaacaaatgactcaatttcgttcctttttatggctgagtaatattccattgtatacatgtaccacatcttctttatccattcgtctgtcgatgggcacttaggttgcttccatgacctggctattgtaaatagtgctgcaatgaacattggggtgcctgtgtctttttgaattatggttttctctggttatatgccaagtagtggcattgctggatcatatggtaattctatttttagttttttaaggaacctccatacttttctccatagtggctgtatcaatttacattcccaccaacagtacaagaggattcccttttctccacaccctctccagaatttgttgtttgtagattttctgatgatgcccattctaactggtgtgaggtgatacctccttgtagttttgatttgcatttctctaataattagtgatgttgagcagcttttcatgtgcttcttgcccatctgtatgtcttctttggagaaatgtctatttaggtcttctgcccatttttggattgggttgtttctttctttactatcgagctgcatgagctgtttatatattttggagactaatcctttgtccattgattcatttgcaaatattttctcccattctgagggttgtcttttcatcttgtttatggtttcctttgctgtgcaaaagcttttaagtttcattaggtcccatttgtttatttttgtttttatttccattactctaggaggtggatcaaaaagatcttgctgtgatttatgtcaaagagtgttcttcctatgttttcctctaaaagttttatagtgtccagtcttacatttaggtcttgaatccattttgagtttatttttgtgtatggtgttagggagtgttctaatttcattcttttacatgtagctgtccagttttcccagcaccacttattgaagagactgtcttttctccattgtatatccttgcctcctttgtcatagattagttgaccataggtgtgtgggtttatctctgcgctttctatcttgtcccattgatctatgtttctgtttttgtgccagtaccatattgtcttgattactgtagctttgtagcatagtctgaagtcagggagtctgattcctccagctctatttttttcccctcaagactgctttggctattcggggtcttttgtgtctccatacaaattttaagattttttgttctagttccataaaagaatgccattggtaatttgacagggattgcattgaacctgtagattgctttggggagtatagtcattttcacaatattaattcttccaatccaagaacatggtatatctctccatctgttggtatcatctttaatttctttcatcagtgtcttacagttttctgcatacagttcttttgtctccctaggtaggtttattcccaggtattttattctttttgttgcaatggtaaagggagtgtttcctttatttctctttccgatcttttgttgttagtgtataggaatgcaagagatttctgtgcattaattttgtatcctgcaactttaccaaatacattgattagctctagtcgttttctggtggcatttttaggattctctatgtatagtatcatgtcatctgcaaacagtgacagttttacttcttcttttccaatttgtattccttttatttcttttcttctctgactgccttggctaggacttccaaaactatgttgaataacagtggtgagagtggacatccttgtcttgttcccgatcttagaggaaatgctttcagtttttcaccattgagaatgtttgctgtgggtttgtcgtatatggcccttattatgttgaggtaggttccctctatgcccactttctggagagtttttatcataaatgggtgttgaattttgtcaaaagttttttctgcatctattgagatgatcatatggtttttattcttcagtttgttaataatgtgtatcacattgattgatctgcgtatattgaagaatccttgcatccctgggataaatcccacttgatcatggtgtatgatccttttaatgtgttgttggattctgtttgctagtattttgttgaggatttttgcatctatattcatcagtgatattggtctgtaattttcttttttggcagtatctttgtctggttttggtatcagggtgatggtggcctcatagaatgagtttgggagtgttccttcctctgcaattttttggaggagtttgagaaggttgggcaggcggattcttaactagtgcgccaccagagaagcccagattTTGTGCCCTTTCAATTTTTCACCCCCCCGCCCAAAGGGCTCCCCACTGACTCCAGGATAAAGCCCAAATGCTTTAGTTGACTGTCCACACCATCCACCCTGGGCCTATCTTCGGTTTATTCATTCACAATGTATCCCACAGAGTGTCAAGCACTGCTCTAAGCTCTGGGACTCTAGCAGAGACTAAGGCAGACAAATTTCCTGCCCTCATGTTGCTTATATTCCACTGGGGGAAGAGGATCAGAAAATATGTATACAGATAAGATCGTTTTGTGCCCCATCAGCTCATTCAAGTTTCCACCGTAGGATCTGTTCAAAGTTCCTGAACCAGTGCATAGGGTTTCACAGCTGCTGTTTCCTCTGAGTAGAACACCCTTCCCCTATCTCTCCCCACCGCCTCCACCCCAACTAACACCTTCTTCATCGTTTGAGCCACTGCTCAGTTTTGCCTCAGGGTGGTATTCCTGCCTGCCTTAGGCAGAGGTGACTGCTTTGGGCACCATATACATACAGCTGTTCTAGCACTTCTCACAAGGTAGTTAAATTCTCCATTTCATTGCCTGGCTCCTCAGTTAGACCACAAGTGCCTGGGTCTAAATCGTCTCCATATCCCAAGCCCTAGCAGTTAGCCTGGCCTTGAGGGGGCCCTCACTGAGTACTTACCGATTCTATGAATGAATAGAATCCAACCAATGAAGTAATGTTACCAGATGCCCTGGTTCCCTTGGCTCTTAAGGCACTCCGACCTCCCACTTTCATTCCTGGCCTGTTTGGTTCTCCACACCCACGCTTGTACACACGACTGCGCACACGCACACTCAGGTAAGCACACCTCCCCCACAGAGGCCTCAGACTTCATCCATGATTTCTGCATTCTGGCATGTTCCCCTGAAAGCAGCACTGTACACCTGCTTCTGTCCACATTCTCCACCCCGATGTACCTCGCCACAGCTGCTGCCCCAGGGATTTTCTGCACCATGAGGCAGCCACAGAAATTGCCACGGTCTCTGTTCCTGGTTCCCAgatctctcctctccccttcagCCACACTGAGAGGGTCCCAGCCACTTTCTCTGCCACCCCAGCCCTCTCAGAGGGGGCTTCAAGCCCAGAAAACAGGAGTCTAGCTGTCCCCAGTGACACCTCTGTGGAGTCTAAGTCTGGGTCAGACTGCCTGCTTAGGGCTGTCCTGTTGTCTGCCCCTATCTTCACAGAATCCTGAGACCCAAGATGAAACCAGTTCCCACCTCAGCCCCAGGAAAGGCTTCAAATGACACATGGCCCCTCCCTCTCTTCAGCTCCTGCCAACAGAGAGACATCAGCCTTGGCAAGACCTCTGGACACGTCCAGGGCCTGCAGTGGCCAGACTCACCACGGGTGGTATTCTGTTCCTGCCACGGGTGCATACATTATGCAGGAGGGTGGACAGGGCACCAGGTCTGCTCACTGCAAGGCAAGCCAGTAGGAGGGGTGATGTATGCGCCCCACTTTGCCAGGGCCCCACTTCTACCCACATCACACCATTTGTTGGAGGCAGGGAGAAACTGACTTCACAATAACTGAATAGCCATAAGATCTCCCTTTTTCTAAAGTTCAAAGCCAGCGATGTCAGATATTCTCACCTGTAGTTTTACACTGCCCCTGGGAAAGAGAGTAAAAGATGATGTCCTAATCGtcatggggtgggtgggaggcttGAGACGCAGAGAAAACCAAGAAGATGAAAGACACCTCTACAGACCTGGGCTTGGATGTGGGAAGGCAACCTGGCAGTTCTGATTTTGATCTGATACTTTCAACCCCCTCCTATGGACATCAGATAATATTGCCTCCCAGAGACAATGAGGGGTTCACCAGCCTCCTTATTATGAAAATGAAAGGTCTAGGCTTAGATAATTACTTCTTATCCCCGGGGGAATAAGAAGCTGAGCTGAGTTGAGCATCAGTAGAAGCCTCTTCAcagactttatcttttttttttaacatctttattggagtataactgctctacagtgttgtgttagtttctgctttataacaaagtgaatcagctatacatatacatatatccccatacctcctccctcttgcgtctctctcccaccctccctatcccacccctctaggtggtcacaaagcaccgagctgatctccctgtgttatgcggctgcttcccactagctatctattttacatttggtagtgtatatatgtccatgccactctctcacttcgtcccagcttcccctcccccccccaccgtgtcctcaagtccattctctacatctgcgtctttattcctgtcctgcccctaggttcttcagaaccttttttttttttggattccatatatatgtgttagcatactgtatttgtttttctccttccgacttacttcactctgtatgacagactctaggtccatctacctcactacaaataactcaatttcgtttctttttatggctgagtaatattccattgtatatatgtgccacatcttctttatccattcatctgtcgatggacacttaggttgcttccttgtcctggccattgtaaatagtgctgcaatgagcattgtggtacatgactctttttgaattatggttttctcagggtacatgcccagtagtgggattgctgggtcgtatggtagttctatttttagttttttaaggaacctccatactgttctccatagtggctggatcaatttacattcccaccaacagtgcaagagggttccctttactccacaccctctccagaatttattgtttgtagattttttgatgatggccattctgaccagtgtgaagtgatagctcactgtagttttgatttgcatttctctaatgattagtgatgttgagcatcctttcatgtgtttgttggcaatctgtatatcttctttggagaaatgtctatttaggtcttctgcccatttttggattaggtagtttgtttttctgatattgagctgcatgagctgtttgtatattttggagattaagcaactttgtcagttgcttcatttgcaaatattttctcccattctgagggttgtcttttcgtcttatggtttcctttgctgtgcaaaagcttttaagtttcattaggtcccatttatttatttttgcttttgtttccatttctttaggaggtgggtaaaaaaagggccttgctgtgatttatgtcatagagtgttctgcctatgttttcctctaagagttttatagtgtctggccttacatttaggtctttaatccattttgagtttatttttgtgtatggtgttagggagtgttctaatttcattcttttacatgtagctgtcc
The DNA window shown above is from Kogia breviceps isolate mKogBre1 chromosome 14, mKogBre1 haplotype 1, whole genome shotgun sequence and carries:
- the LOC131740939 gene encoding uncharacterized protein isoform X1 translates to MDASSSPWNPPLAPVSSPSLLLPIPAIVVLAVGIYLLLLGLVLLTRHCLLAQGCCTDCSSPCRKQGASRPQDCCWTCAEACDFPLPSPAHYLDACCPQPTESDWAPHRPRCCPLCDCACACQLPDCQSLNCLCFEIKLR
- the LOC131740939 gene encoding uncharacterized protein isoform X2; translated protein: MDASSSPWNPPLAPVSSPSLLLPIPAIVVLAVGIYLLLLGLVLLTRHCLLAQGCCTDCSSPCRKQGASRPQDCCWTCAEACDFPLPSPAHYLDACCPQPTESIPVQRFLLTTF
- the LOC131740939 gene encoding uncharacterized protein isoform X3 → MDAQGCCTDCSSPCRKQGASRPQDCCWTCAEACDFPLPSPAHYLDACCPQPTESDWAPHRPRCCPLCDCACACQLPDCQSLNCLCFEIKLR